The Dehalobacter sp. DCM sequence CAATGAGCGGATTTTTTCTATTTTAGGAAGAACTGATCCGGAAAAAGGATCTGACATTGATAAACAAATCGCCTCCTTGGATGTTATTGTGAAAAATAACTCCAGCGGTGTTGAACGTCATTATTTTATGGGAAGCCTTGCGGAAAGCCTGAATCCGAAAGATGCCCATTATTGCTGGGATGAAGATAAATCCACAGACGAAGAAGCCATGGCGTTGCTCATCGTCGGCCTGGCGTTGGCGCAGCCGTATCCTAAAACCAATATTTATCTGGGTACCGGCGTTCCGGTCAAATTTTATGCCGCACTTAAAGATAAGTATGAAGCTGAACTCAAAGGGTCGTTCTCCGTGACTTTTCTATCCGGGCCTTTTAAAGGGCAGACGCGCAGTATGAATATCCTCCGATCCCGTGTATTGCCGCAAAGTTACGGGGTGTTTATCAAAGAGACACTGACGGAAGACGGTAAACCCACTAATAATAAATTGTTTGGCGGGTATGTTGTCGTGATCGATCCGGGCTTTAGAACGGCTGATATCGCGACCTTCTACGACGGTGTGATGCTTGATCCTCCGAACTCTTTCAGTATAGAAAAAGGACTGCAGTGGTGCTATCAGGGGGTTGCCGAGAAGCTGAAAGAAATGACGATGGATCACACCAACCCTATCGAGACGGATGATAAGGAATTGGATAAAATCTTCAGGGTAAATAAGGGACTCTATCCGTGGAACAACGGTGCCATCGACCTCAATCCCATCATGAAGAGGATGCTTTCCCAGCTTGCTTCAGATATTTCCAGAGAAGTCATGAAAACATTAAAACCGATGGCCGGCCGAATCCATACCGTTCTCGTTGCCGGTAAAGTCGGGGAGATGTTATTTGATTATCTTAATTTAGATAATAAAGTTCTAATCGATGATCCGCAATTTGGTAATGCATCCGGTTTTCGGATCATGGCCGCGAACCTGGTAAATAATCT is a genomic window containing:
- a CDS encoding ParM/StbA family protein, with the protein product MFENDILVAGADPGFGAIKLDIGDTKILFPAVICNGNERIFSILGRTDPEKGSDIDKQIASLDVIVKNNSSGVERHYFMGSLAESLNPKDAHYCWDEDKSTDEEAMALLIVGLALAQPYPKTNIYLGTGVPVKFYAALKDKYEAELKGSFSVTFLSGPFKGQTRSMNILRSRVLPQSYGVFIKETLTEDGKPTNNKLFGGYVVVIDPGFRTADIATFYDGVMLDPPNSFSIEKGLQWCYQGVAEKLKEMTMDHTNPIETDDKELDKIFRVNKGLYPWNNGAIDLNPIMKRMLSQLASDISREVMKTLKPMAGRIHTVLVAGKVGEMLFDYLNLDNKVLIDDPQFGNASGFRIMAANLVNNLTRKVNVD